In Deltaproteobacteria bacterium, a single window of DNA contains:
- a CDS encoding isovaleryl-CoA dehydrogenase, which produces MPTHEVLNQPPPLQGYDLFAADRVLAEGLGREGAGWAEERVRTLGRLAGGEALRWGFEANTHPPVLRTHDRYGHRIDEVEFHPAWHELLRLAVGHELHALPWRDPRPGAHVARAALFFVLAQVEAGHGCPISMTYSAIPALRAEPELAAEWQPRFTSTAYDPRFIPAAEKTGALCGMAMTEKQGGSDVRANTTRAVALRGRGPGAEYELTGHKWFCSAPMCDAFLVLAQAEKGLSCFLLPRFLPDGTRNRFHLQRLKDKLGNRSNASSEVEFDRAWARMVGEEGRGVPTIIEMVNHTRLDCVIGSAAAMRQAVAQATHHCAYRAAFGKLLADQPLMRNVLADLALESEAATTAMLRLARAYDQGPADETQRLFARLATAVVKYWVCKRGPMLVAEALECLGGNGYVEESMMPRLYREAPLLSIWEGSGNVMCLDVLRAMARGPEVGEAFFAEVDLARGADRRLDAFVGRVRAELGDFGAVEMRARRVVEHMALALQGSLLVRHGDPAVAEAFLASRLTDDHGLAFGTLPASVDFGRIIERAQPRLAAA; this is translated from the coding sequence ATGCCCACGCACGAGGTCCTGAACCAGCCGCCGCCGCTCCAGGGCTACGACCTCTTCGCCGCGGATCGCGTCCTGGCGGAGGGCCTCGGGCGCGAGGGGGCGGGGTGGGCCGAAGAGCGGGTGCGGACGCTCGGCCGGCTGGCGGGGGGGGAGGCGCTCCGCTGGGGGTTCGAGGCGAACACGCACCCGCCCGTGCTCCGCACCCACGACCGCTACGGCCACCGTATCGACGAGGTCGAGTTCCACCCCGCCTGGCACGAGCTCCTGCGCCTCGCCGTCGGCCACGAGCTGCACGCGCTCCCGTGGCGTGACCCGCGCCCCGGCGCGCACGTGGCGCGCGCCGCGCTCTTCTTCGTCCTGGCGCAGGTGGAGGCGGGGCACGGCTGCCCCATCTCGATGACGTACTCGGCGATCCCCGCGCTCCGCGCGGAGCCCGAGCTCGCCGCCGAGTGGCAGCCGCGCTTCACCTCGACCGCCTACGACCCGCGCTTCATCCCGGCCGCCGAGAAGACGGGCGCCCTCTGCGGCATGGCGATGACCGAGAAACAGGGCGGCTCCGACGTGCGCGCCAACACGACGCGCGCCGTCGCCCTCCGCGGCCGCGGCCCCGGGGCCGAGTACGAGCTGACGGGCCACAAGTGGTTCTGCTCGGCGCCGATGTGCGACGCCTTCCTCGTCCTCGCGCAGGCGGAGAAGGGGCTCTCGTGCTTCCTCCTGCCGCGCTTCCTCCCCGACGGGACGCGGAATCGCTTCCACCTCCAGCGGCTCAAGGACAAGCTCGGCAACCGCTCCAACGCCTCGAGCGAGGTCGAGTTCGACCGGGCCTGGGCGCGGATGGTGGGCGAGGAGGGCCGCGGCGTGCCCACCATCATCGAGATGGTGAACCACACCCGCCTCGACTGCGTGATCGGCTCCGCGGCCGCGATGCGCCAGGCGGTGGCGCAGGCCACGCATCACTGCGCGTACCGCGCCGCCTTCGGGAAGCTGCTCGCCGACCAGCCGCTCATGCGGAACGTGCTCGCGGATCTCGCGCTCGAGTCCGAGGCGGCGACCACCGCGATGCTCCGCCTGGCGCGCGCCTACGATCAGGGCCCCGCAGATGAGACCCAGCGGCTCTTCGCGCGCCTCGCCACCGCGGTCGTCAAGTACTGGGTCTGCAAGCGCGGGCCGATGCTGGTCGCCGAGGCGCTCGAGTGCCTGGGCGGCAACGGCTACGTCGAGGAGTCGATGATGCCGCGCCTCTACCGCGAGGCGCCGCTGCTCTCAATCTGGGAGGGCTCCGGGAACGTCATGTGTCTGGACGTCCTGCGCGCGATGGCGCGCGGGCCGGAGGTGGGGGAGGCCTTCTTCGCCGAGGTGGACCTCGCCCGCGGCGCGGATCGCCGGCTCGACGCCTTCGTCGGCCGCGTGCGCGCGGAGCTCGGCGACTTCGGAGCGGTCGAGATGCGGGCCAGGCGCGTCGTCGAGCACATGGCGCTCGCGCTCCAGGGGTCGCTCCTCGTGAGGCACGGCGACCCGGCGGTGGCCGAGGCGTTCCTGGCCTCGCGTCTCACGGACGACCACGGGCTCGCCTTCGGGACGCTGCCCGCGAGCGTCGACTTCGGGCGCATCATCGAGCGGGCGCAGCCGCGGCTCGCGGCCGCGTGA